A portion of the Gemmatimonas sp. genome contains these proteins:
- the accC gene encoding acetyl-CoA carboxylase biotin carboxylase subunit, producing the protein MFKKVLIANRGEIALRVIRACRELDIQTVAVYSEADRESLHVRFADDDVCIGPPPGRDSYLKIPRLIAAAEITGADAIHPGYGFLAENAEFAETCRASGITFIGPTPDQIRVMGDKASARRAMQEVGVPIVPGTPGPVEDPEEALEFARQIGFPVIIKAAAGGGGKGMRVARDPDDFLRSFQLARSEALSAFGNGDVYVEKFLERPRHVEFQVLGDTHGNVIHLGERDCSVQRRHQKLIEEAPCPVMTPELRERMGEAATRGAKAINYVGAGTIEMLLDEDGSFYFMEMNTRIQVEHPVTEQLTGVDLVKEQIRVAAGLPLSVKELPPFRGHVIECRVNAEDPSRNFQPSPGKLEVFHQPGGPGVRIDTHAYAGYTVPPFYDSMIAKLIVQGATREEALKRMQIALESFVIEGVKTTMPFLARVMQHPDFQAGRVHTKWLEFEGAGLLKEPG; encoded by the coding sequence ATGTTCAAAAAGGTCCTGATCGCCAATCGCGGGGAAATCGCACTCCGCGTCATCCGTGCGTGCCGTGAACTCGACATCCAGACAGTCGCCGTATACTCGGAGGCTGACCGCGAATCGCTGCACGTGCGCTTTGCCGATGACGACGTCTGCATCGGTCCACCTCCCGGTCGTGATTCGTATCTGAAGATTCCGCGCCTCATTGCCGCCGCGGAAATCACGGGGGCGGACGCCATTCACCCGGGGTACGGTTTCCTCGCCGAGAACGCCGAATTCGCGGAAACCTGCCGGGCCTCCGGTATCACGTTCATCGGCCCCACGCCGGACCAGATCCGCGTCATGGGCGACAAGGCCTCGGCGCGGCGTGCCATGCAGGAGGTGGGGGTACCGATCGTTCCTGGCACGCCAGGACCGGTCGAGGATCCTGAGGAAGCCCTGGAGTTCGCGCGGCAGATCGGCTTTCCCGTCATCATCAAGGCTGCCGCCGGCGGTGGGGGCAAGGGCATGCGCGTCGCTCGCGATCCCGACGACTTCCTCCGCTCGTTTCAGCTGGCCCGCTCCGAGGCGCTCTCGGCGTTCGGTAACGGCGATGTGTACGTCGAGAAGTTCCTGGAGCGTCCGCGCCACGTCGAGTTTCAGGTGCTGGGCGATACGCACGGCAATGTCATTCACCTGGGAGAGCGCGACTGCTCGGTGCAGCGCCGGCATCAGAAGCTCATCGAGGAAGCGCCCTGCCCGGTGATGACGCCGGAGTTGCGCGAGCGCATGGGCGAGGCCGCGACCCGCGGAGCAAAGGCGATCAACTACGTGGGAGCCGGCACCATCGAGATGCTGCTCGACGAGGATGGCTCGTTCTACTTCATGGAGATGAACACGCGCATCCAGGTGGAGCATCCGGTAACGGAGCAGCTCACCGGCGTCGATCTCGTGAAGGAACAGATCCGTGTGGCCGCCGGGCTCCCCTTGTCCGTAAAGGAGCTGCCCCCCTTCCGCGGCCATGTGATCGAGTGCCGCGTGAACGCCGAAGATCCCTCGCGCAACTTCCAGCCGTCGCCAGGGAAGCTGGAGGTGTTTCATCAGCCTGGTGGCCCGGGAGTACGAATCGATACGCACGCGTATGCCGGCTACACCGTGCCGCCGTTCTACGACTCGATGATCGCCAAGCTCATCGTGCAGGGGGCGACGCGCGAGGAGGCGCTCAAGCGCATGCAGATCGCTCTCGAAAGCTTCGTGATCGAAGGCGTCAAGACCACCATGCCATTCCTCGCCCGCGTGATGCAGCACCCCGATTTCCAAGCGGGGAGGGTGCACACCAAGTGGTTGGAGTTCGAGGGGGCCGGCTTGCTCAAGGAGCCGGGCTGA
- a CDS encoding YraN family protein → MTKARQDLGLLGERIAARWLIRSGWELVAHRFRCGHRDIDLIMRHGHVVAFVEVKARRGPAFGSPLEAVHHRKRNQLIRSAMIWADRFGTSSLEYRFDVVGVLVLGRSVRVCHVPNAFQLS, encoded by the coding sequence ATGACGAAAGCGCGGCAGGATCTCGGGCTGCTGGGTGAACGCATCGCGGCGCGATGGCTCATTCGGTCGGGGTGGGAGCTGGTGGCCCATCGGTTCCGCTGCGGCCACCGGGACATCGATCTCATCATGCGCCATGGGCATGTGGTGGCGTTCGTCGAGGTCAAGGCTCGGCGTGGTCCGGCGTTCGGGTCACCGCTCGAGGCGGTGCACCACCGCAAGCGGAATCAACTGATACGTTCGGCCATGATCTGGGCGGACCGGTTCGGGACATCTTCGCTCGAATACCGCTTCGACGTGGTCGGCGTGCTGGTTCTCGGTCGTTCTGTCCGGGTCTGTCACGTGCCAAACGCCTTCCAACTGTCCTGA
- the recA gene encoding recombinase RecA, whose product MAGSVITDDKRKALALAVAQIEKSCGKGSIMRLGTDAKVRVESIPTGAINLDAAIGVGGIPRGRITEIYGPESSGKTTLCLHVVANAQRNGGVAAYIDAEHALDTEYAKKLGVDVENMLISQPDTGEQALEICEILVRSGAVDVIVIDSVAALVPKAEIEGDMGDSHVGLQARLMSQALRKLTGAIARSKVSVVFINQLREKIGVMFGNPETTTGGKALKFYASLRLDIRRIGPVKEKEDVIGSHVRVKVVKNKVAPPFKQAEFDIMYAEGISHTSLLVDIGVEAGIIDKSGAWYSYGSQRIGQGRENAKLFLKDNPVLMAEIEEKVKVVLGVNAPAPTGGADEGED is encoded by the coding sequence ATGGCGGGTTCGGTAATCACAGACGACAAGCGCAAGGCCCTGGCGCTTGCGGTTGCGCAGATCGAGAAGAGCTGCGGCAAGGGCTCCATCATGCGGCTGGGGACCGACGCCAAGGTGCGCGTCGAGTCCATCCCGACCGGAGCCATCAATCTCGATGCGGCCATCGGCGTGGGCGGTATCCCGCGGGGGCGCATCACCGAGATCTACGGCCCCGAGTCCAGCGGCAAGACGACGCTCTGTCTGCATGTTGTGGCCAATGCGCAGCGCAACGGTGGCGTTGCCGCCTACATCGATGCGGAGCACGCGCTCGACACCGAGTACGCGAAGAAGCTGGGCGTGGATGTCGAGAACATGCTCATCTCGCAGCCTGACACCGGTGAGCAGGCGCTCGAGATCTGCGAGATCCTCGTGCGCTCCGGTGCGGTCGACGTCATCGTGATCGACTCCGTGGCAGCGCTGGTGCCTAAGGCGGAAATCGAGGGCGACATGGGCGACTCGCACGTGGGCCTGCAGGCCCGGCTCATGAGCCAGGCGCTGCGGAAGCTTACGGGGGCGATTGCGCGTTCCAAGGTGTCGGTGGTGTTCATCAACCAGCTGCGCGAGAAGATCGGCGTGATGTTCGGCAACCCCGAGACCACGACTGGCGGCAAGGCGCTCAAGTTCTACGCGTCGCTGCGCCTCGACATTCGCCGAATTGGCCCGGTGAAGGAGAAGGAGGATGTCATCGGCTCACACGTGCGTGTGAAGGTGGTGAAAAACAAGGTGGCGCCGCCGTTCAAGCAGGCCGAGTTCGACATCATGTACGCCGAGGGGATCAGCCATACGTCGCTGCTGGTGGACATCGGTGTGGAAGCCGGAATCATTGACAAGTCCGGCGCGTGGTACAGCTACGGATCGCAGCGCATCGGACAGGGGCGTGAGAATGCCAAGTTGTTCCTCAAGGACAACCCGGTGCTCATGGCGGAAATCGAGGAAAAGGTGAAAGTGGTGCTCGGTGTGAACGCGCCGGCGCCGACCGGCGGAGCTGACGAGGGAGAAGACTGA
- a CDS encoding glycerophosphodiester phosphodiesterase family protein — MLLLDLNARPVIGHRGNRAHVPENTLESLLSAVAVGADALEFDVQVTRDGELVLLHDLTLDRTTDGAGAVAGYTAAELRGVDAGARFTSDGRHFPWRGRGLRIPRFDEVIEALPRDLPLIIEIKTPAATAALALAIERHGLAGRVIVAGFDPESTRPLRGAPLALGASTPDVAALLIPALLRRPIAHPWFHALCIPPWHRGIPVPVATLARTTRPHGVATHVWTVNDPAQARRLWASGVQGIISDDPARILAVRGER, encoded by the coding sequence ATGCTGTTGCTCGACCTCAATGCCCGGCCGGTGATCGGTCATCGTGGCAACCGGGCGCACGTACCGGAAAACACGTTGGAGAGTCTGCTCTCGGCCGTGGCGGTCGGCGCGGATGCGCTGGAGTTCGACGTGCAAGTGACGCGCGACGGCGAACTGGTGCTCCTGCACGATCTCACCCTCGATCGCACGACGGATGGGGCGGGGGCGGTGGCCGGCTACACGGCGGCCGAGCTGCGCGGCGTGGATGCCGGCGCCCGCTTCACCTCCGACGGTCGTCACTTCCCGTGGCGAGGGCGGGGGCTTCGCATTCCCCGCTTCGACGAGGTCATCGAGGCGCTGCCGCGCGACCTGCCCCTGATCATCGAGATCAAGACGCCAGCGGCGACGGCGGCGCTCGCCTTGGCGATCGAACGACACGGACTGGCCGGGCGCGTGATCGTGGCGGGATTCGACCCCGAGAGTACGAGGCCGCTGCGTGGTGCGCCGTTGGCGTTGGGGGCCAGCACGCCAGATGTGGCCGCACTGCTGATACCGGCGCTCCTCCGTCGGCCCATCGCCCACCCCTGGTTCCACGCGCTGTGCATTCCGCCGTGGCACCGCGGGATCCCGGTGCCGGTGGCCACGCTGGCCCGGACGACACGACCCCATGGCGTGGCGACGCATGTCTGGACCGTCAATGACCCGGCTCAGGCGCGTCGCCTCTGGGCGAGCGGCGTGCAGGGCATCATCAGCGACGATCCGGCGCGCATCTTGGCGGTCCGCGGCGAACGCTGA
- the accB gene encoding acetyl-CoA carboxylase biotin carboxyl carrier protein yields MIDLRYVKKLIEMLDGSTVDSIEISSDKGMKLRISKSPHQRAAVAMAPALPAPVAVAAPAVLPAVAAARLAEEGGTAVPKAEAPKSAALEIKSPMVGTFYAAPEPGAKPYVSVGDRISKGQIVCIIEAMKIMNELESEFDGVVREIGIADTHAVEYGQVLFRIDPTG; encoded by the coding sequence ATGATCGACCTGCGCTACGTGAAGAAGCTGATCGAGATGCTCGACGGCTCCACGGTGGATTCCATCGAGATCTCCTCGGACAAGGGGATGAAGCTCCGCATCTCGAAGAGTCCGCACCAGCGTGCCGCGGTGGCCATGGCGCCGGCGCTCCCGGCCCCGGTCGCCGTCGCGGCCCCCGCCGTGTTGCCTGCCGTGGCGGCCGCGCGTCTTGCCGAGGAGGGGGGAACAGCGGTGCCGAAGGCCGAGGCGCCGAAGTCCGCGGCCCTCGAGATCAAGTCGCCCATGGTGGGGACGTTCTACGCGGCTCCTGAGCCGGGTGCAAAGCCGTACGTATCGGTCGGCGATCGCATCAGCAAGGGGCAGATCGTCTGCATTATTGAAGCGATGAAGATCATGAACGAGCTTGAGTCCGAATTCGACGGCGTCGTGCGCGAGATCGGTATCGCCGACACCCACGCCGTGGAGTACGGGCAGGTGCTCTTCCGCATCGATCCGACCGGCTGA
- a CDS encoding TonB-dependent receptor, whose amino-acid sequence MYQLLRRRLAAVVFAVAAATVVTSPLAAQGGSISGKITDASTGRPIENVGISAELAAGQRYGAVSGADGSYRINNLPNGTYTVSARLIGYERKSVTNVRPGQTVDFALAQATTTLSQTVVTASRSRPEKALDAPAQISVISSERIEERPAVTVADHLMAQPGVNINKGGIAQANIVSRGFNNAFSGSMLMLQDYRFAGVPSLRVNVPFLFTGTNEDIDRMEVLLGPASALYGPNSGNGVLHVITKSPFASQGTTVSLDGGERSVLRAGLRHASKLNDKMAFKLSGEYMRGNDWEYNDRSEPTVFPATGVPASRAGRPNARDFSLERTSGEARLDVRPADGVEAITTVGYTRVGNAIEMTGANGSSQIRNWTMLTAQQRFSWNRLFVQAFLNSNNAGNESATDDRGTFLLRSGQPIVDQSRVMAAQLQHGFDVGKKQTFTYGLDYIFTNPRTGNTINGRNEDVDNVTEYGAYIQSSTKPIKQLELVLAARGDGNNVIEGQFFSPRAALIIKPTESQNIRFTYNRAFQTPANFAFFLDLVQARNIGGSGYDVIARGNPPKEGWQYNRSCGSASAYSGFCMRSAFASQGNFVGASAAAAFPGAVQALSPRLVPGIAQALSANFPAAVAQQLAAGAVQFLGTRTPTNADLATRVSYLTSATVPVDPARLTDIAPLAAAFNNTFEVGYKAIIKDRVRLDASFWSQERGDIGTPAALSTPNVFFGNPQQLGGYLGQQLGAYFAQALAGVVPAAQIPATAAALASGVASALTPSVAAVPLGVVTFANGNSAPNAVYATYLPAASGGSSIWVNGLDLAAEVVASDLLTFDFMYSWQSRTIFDGINGGNNLPLMSNSPGSRGSIGARYSNTSNGIGLELRTRYNESYQVNSGVYATGFAFPIAAGQVGATPSASGGAGRCSPAPAGTFCYESVPEAFQVDAQLTKRFTLGDQKLMWSLSGQNVFNNRVRTFPGAPDIGRMLMTRIQYTF is encoded by the coding sequence ATGTACCAGTTGCTCCGACGCAGGCTGGCGGCGGTGGTGTTTGCCGTTGCCGCGGCGACCGTCGTGACCTCCCCCCTGGCAGCCCAAGGCGGTTCCATTTCCGGAAAAATCACCGACGCTTCCACCGGGCGGCCCATCGAGAACGTCGGCATCAGTGCCGAACTGGCCGCCGGCCAGCGCTATGGAGCCGTTTCCGGCGCCGATGGCAGCTATCGGATCAATAACCTGCCCAACGGTACCTACACGGTGTCGGCGCGCCTCATCGGGTACGAGCGCAAGTCCGTCACCAACGTTCGCCCCGGCCAGACCGTGGATTTCGCGTTGGCGCAGGCCACGACGACACTGTCGCAGACGGTGGTGACCGCCAGCCGTTCGCGTCCCGAGAAGGCCCTCGATGCGCCGGCGCAGATTTCGGTGATCTCGAGCGAGCGCATCGAGGAACGGCCGGCGGTTACGGTCGCCGATCACCTCATGGCGCAGCCCGGTGTGAACATCAACAAGGGTGGTATTGCGCAGGCCAACATCGTGTCGCGCGGTTTCAACAACGCCTTCAGCGGTTCGATGCTGATGCTGCAGGACTACCGCTTCGCCGGCGTCCCGTCGCTGCGCGTGAACGTGCCGTTCCTCTTCACGGGGACGAACGAGGACATCGACCGCATGGAGGTGCTGCTCGGCCCCGCGTCGGCGCTGTACGGCCCGAACAGCGGCAACGGTGTGCTTCACGTGATCACCAAGTCGCCCTTTGCCTCGCAGGGGACCACGGTGAGCCTCGACGGCGGCGAGCGCTCGGTGCTCCGGGCCGGCCTGCGTCATGCCAGCAAGCTGAATGACAAGATGGCGTTCAAGCTGTCCGGCGAGTACATGCGCGGCAACGATTGGGAATACAACGACCGGTCCGAACCCACCGTGTTTCCCGCGACCGGGGTTCCTGCCAGTCGGGCCGGCCGGCCGAACGCCCGCGACTTCAGCCTCGAGAGGACCAGTGGTGAAGCACGCTTGGACGTGCGGCCAGCAGATGGCGTCGAGGCCATTACCACGGTGGGCTACACCAGGGTCGGCAACGCCATCGAAATGACCGGCGCCAACGGGTCCTCCCAGATCCGCAACTGGACGATGCTCACCGCCCAGCAGCGATTCAGCTGGAACCGGCTTTTCGTGCAGGCGTTCCTGAACTCCAACAACGCGGGCAACGAGTCCGCGACCGACGATCGCGGCACCTTCCTGCTCCGTTCGGGACAGCCCATCGTTGACCAGTCACGTGTGATGGCGGCCCAGCTCCAGCATGGATTCGACGTCGGCAAGAAGCAGACGTTCACCTACGGCCTCGACTACATTTTCACCAATCCGCGCACGGGGAACACGATCAACGGGCGCAACGAAGATGTGGACAACGTCACGGAGTACGGGGCCTATATCCAGTCGTCCACCAAGCCGATCAAGCAACTCGAACTGGTGCTGGCCGCGCGCGGGGACGGCAACAACGTTATCGAGGGGCAGTTCTTCTCGCCGCGGGCAGCGCTCATCATCAAGCCCACCGAGTCGCAGAACATCCGCTTCACGTACAACCGGGCGTTCCAGACCCCGGCAAACTTCGCTTTCTTCCTCGATCTCGTGCAGGCCCGGAACATCGGTGGCTCTGGCTACGACGTGATCGCTCGCGGGAACCCGCCCAAGGAAGGGTGGCAGTACAACCGCAGCTGCGGCTCGGCGAGCGCCTACAGCGGTTTCTGCATGCGGTCGGCTTTCGCCAGTCAGGGGAACTTTGTCGGGGCATCGGCTGCGGCGGCGTTCCCTGGGGCGGTGCAAGCGCTCAGCCCTCGCCTCGTCCCCGGGATCGCCCAGGCGCTGTCGGCCAATTTCCCTGCGGCCGTTGCGCAGCAGCTGGCCGCTGGGGCCGTGCAGTTTCTCGGCACCCGGACGCCCACCAACGCCGACCTCGCGACCCGTGTCTCGTACCTGACCAGTGCCACCGTCCCGGTCGATCCCGCCAGGCTGACGGACATTGCCCCTCTGGCCGCTGCCTTCAACAACACGTTCGAGGTGGGCTACAAGGCGATCATCAAGGACCGGGTCCGCCTCGACGCCTCGTTCTGGTCCCAGGAGCGCGGCGACATCGGCACCCCCGCTGCCTTGTCGACTCCGAATGTCTTCTTCGGCAACCCGCAACAGCTGGGCGGCTACCTCGGCCAGCAGTTGGGCGCCTACTTTGCCCAGGCGCTTGCCGGCGTCGTCCCGGCGGCGCAGATCCCCGCGACGGCGGCGGCACTGGCGTCGGGTGTGGCCTCGGCGCTCACACCGAGCGTGGCGGCGGTCCCGCTGGGTGTCGTCACCTTTGCAAACGGCAACAGCGCCCCGAATGCCGTGTATGCGACCTATCTGCCCGCCGCCAGCGGCGGGTCCAGCATCTGGGTAAACGGGTTGGATCTGGCGGCTGAAGTCGTGGCCTCCGATCTCCTGACCTTCGACTTCATGTACAGCTGGCAGAGCCGGACTATCTTCGACGGCATCAACGGGGGGAACAACCTGCCGCTGATGTCCAATTCGCCGGGTTCGCGCGGCTCGATCGGGGCCCGCTACAGTAACACGTCGAACGGCATCGGGCTCGAACTCCGGACCCGCTACAACGAGTCCTACCAGGTCAACTCGGGCGTGTACGCGACCGGCTTTGCCTTCCCAATTGCCGCCGGTCAGGTCGGAGCGACCCCGTCGGCCTCCGGTGGAGCGGGTCGGTGCTCGCCTGCTCCGGCCGGGACCTTTTGCTACGAAAGCGTACCAGAGGCGTTCCAGGTCGATGCCCAGCTCACCAAGCGGTTCACCCTCGGGGACCAGAAGCTGATGTGGTCGCTCAGCGGACAGAACGTGTTCAACAACCGCGTGCGCACGTTCCCGGGCGCGCCGGACATCGGTCGCATGCTCATGACGCGCATCCAGTACACCTTCTGA
- a CDS encoding PilT/PilU family type 4a pilus ATPase, translated as MTMVSGAAPAAVTSAAPATGLDLKAALQRMVREGASDLHLKVGRPPTLRLHGDLVALEMPPMRPEELRALAEHLLPPAQLREFVEARESDFAINVPGIGRFRVNVYQQKGTVAFAMRAIAHAASSMRDLNLPPVLEHIAMRPRGLVLVTGVTGSGKSTALAAMIQYINERRGANVITIEDPIEFVHRDVRCHINQREVGTDTASFSQALRRVLRQDPDVIMIGEIRDLETLEVALKAAGTGHLVFSTLHTTDATLTINRVLSFYPPHQQNEVRFALANALSAVVSLRLVPRADQPGRVPACEILVNTEAVRDQIRDLSASLNIPDLIKAGSVAYGMQSFDQSLMNWYSRGIISYENALFNATNPAEFALRVRGVDGASDTSFSGFKPGSNAA; from the coding sequence ATGACGATGGTCTCCGGCGCGGCGCCCGCCGCCGTCACCAGTGCGGCCCCGGCAACCGGGCTCGACCTGAAGGCCGCGTTGCAGCGCATGGTTCGGGAAGGCGCGTCCGACTTGCATCTCAAGGTCGGACGGCCGCCCACACTGCGGTTGCACGGAGACCTCGTTGCACTCGAAATGCCGCCCATGCGGCCCGAAGAGTTGCGGGCCTTGGCCGAGCATCTCCTGCCGCCGGCCCAACTGCGCGAGTTCGTGGAGGCACGCGAAAGCGATTTCGCCATCAATGTGCCGGGGATCGGGCGCTTTCGTGTGAACGTCTATCAGCAGAAGGGCACCGTGGCGTTCGCCATGCGTGCCATCGCGCACGCCGCGTCGAGCATGCGCGACCTCAACCTGCCGCCGGTGCTCGAGCACATCGCAATGCGCCCGCGTGGCCTGGTGCTCGTGACCGGCGTGACCGGGTCGGGCAAGAGCACAGCGCTCGCCGCCATGATCCAGTACATCAACGAGCGCCGCGGCGCCAACGTCATCACGATCGAAGACCCGATCGAGTTCGTGCACCGCGATGTGCGCTGCCACATCAACCAGCGCGAAGTCGGCACCGATACCGCTTCCTTCTCCCAGGCGCTCCGACGGGTGTTGCGGCAGGACCCCGACGTGATCATGATCGGCGAAATCCGCGATCTGGAGACGCTCGAGGTGGCGCTCAAGGCGGCTGGCACGGGGCATCTGGTGTTCTCCACGCTGCACACCACCGACGCGACGCTGACGATCAATCGCGTCCTCTCGTTCTATCCGCCGCACCAGCAGAATGAGGTGCGATTCGCGCTGGCGAACGCCCTGTCGGCGGTCGTGTCGCTCCGCCTCGTGCCGCGCGCCGACCAGCCGGGGCGCGTTCCTGCCTGCGAAATCCTCGTGAATACCGAGGCGGTCCGTGATCAGATCCGCGACCTGTCGGCATCGCTCAATATTCCGGACCTGATCAAGGCAGGCAGCGTCGCGTACGGCATGCAGAGCTTCGACCAGTCGCTCATGAATTGGTACTCACGCGGGATCATTTCGTACGAGAACGCCCTGTTCAATGCCACCAACCCCGCCGAGTTCGCGTTGCGGGTGCGGGGGGTCGACGGCGCCAGCGATACCTCCTTCTCGGGCTTTAAGCCGGGGAGCAACGCCGCCTGA
- a CDS encoding DNA translocase FtsK has translation MERHPLRRELGAIGLSLLAVFLVGALVFQRSTTALCWDATGPFGPAGTVARCTLVAAVGVPGMVIIALGSLVVALAMFGRIRRADDASDWTVLFAGTVTLVPVAIGLAQGGDPLSNEAAGLWGTFAAHYLRKGLGAAGAWIAFLLATSALTVATLRWNPIRLLIGPVVPREASASPPAAGYAPTLAERLAPDPEEMPAIDPALARDVLSAPPSRTKKGAVAAEESFAPPTPEGKERRGRKGKETRDEVVEAALEQGAEPALFSEDLPGTDLLSPPPPRNADLGRRELDLAGEKLMNTLRTFKVDGELVGRTTGPTVTQFEIEPAAGIKVRQIAALADDLALAMRAPSIRIVAPIPGRGAVGVEVPNPSPEMVVLREVLEAPEFRSARAALPIALGKDLEGRPVLADLAKMPHLLIAGATGSGKSVCVNTIITSLVYRHTPRTLRFLMVDPKMVELSVYNALPHLRHRVITDNRDAAAVLKWAVMEMQDRYRLLEANACRNLQEFNKRVTSHATGEGAPVLKPRNPEVAFEDRTYGGGILPYIVVVIDEMADLMMTVQGEVETPIAMLAQKARAIGIHLILATQRPSVNVITGLIKANFPCRIAFRVASQVDSRTIIDGAGAESLLGNGDMLFIPPGKSEASRLQGAYLSSEDTEKLLRWYDDARLRMEADAAGGVPAEPDILEAVRAQEAKAAGEGEDDDGGGSNERDARFREAAEVVIQHRQGSTSLLQRRLKIGYGRAARIIDQLEAAGVLAPSEGAARPRDVLVGPQDLDRICGVE, from the coding sequence ATGGAACGACACCCTTTGCGGCGGGAACTTGGGGCGATCGGCCTCAGTCTGCTGGCGGTGTTCCTGGTGGGCGCCCTCGTCTTCCAGCGCAGCACCACCGCCCTGTGCTGGGACGCCACCGGCCCCTTCGGCCCTGCCGGAACGGTTGCCCGCTGCACGCTGGTCGCGGCCGTGGGCGTGCCCGGGATGGTGATCATCGCGCTCGGCTCTCTCGTGGTGGCCCTGGCCATGTTCGGGCGCATCAGGCGTGCCGATGATGCGAGTGACTGGACGGTCCTGTTCGCCGGAACGGTTACCCTGGTACCGGTTGCCATTGGTCTGGCGCAGGGCGGTGATCCGCTGAGCAACGAGGCCGCGGGCCTCTGGGGAACCTTTGCTGCGCACTACCTCCGCAAGGGGTTGGGGGCTGCCGGTGCGTGGATCGCTTTCCTGCTCGCCACCAGTGCCCTGACGGTGGCCACCTTGCGATGGAATCCCATCCGCCTGTTGATTGGCCCGGTTGTGCCCCGTGAAGCGAGTGCGTCGCCCCCGGCGGCGGGGTACGCGCCAACGCTCGCCGAGCGGCTGGCGCCTGACCCGGAGGAGATGCCCGCTATCGACCCGGCGCTGGCGCGCGATGTGCTCTCGGCCCCCCCGTCCCGGACAAAGAAGGGGGCGGTGGCCGCCGAGGAGTCGTTCGCCCCGCCGACACCTGAGGGGAAGGAACGGCGGGGCCGGAAGGGGAAGGAAACGCGGGATGAGGTTGTCGAGGCGGCACTGGAGCAGGGGGCAGAGCCCGCGCTGTTCAGTGAGGATCTTCCGGGAACCGATCTGCTGTCACCACCGCCGCCACGCAATGCCGATCTCGGCCGACGTGAACTGGATCTGGCGGGCGAGAAGCTCATGAACACGCTGCGCACCTTCAAGGTGGACGGCGAACTGGTGGGGCGCACGACAGGGCCCACGGTCACGCAGTTCGAAATCGAGCCGGCCGCGGGCATCAAGGTCCGGCAGATCGCCGCCCTTGCCGACGATCTGGCGCTGGCGATGCGTGCGCCCAGCATTCGCATCGTGGCACCAATCCCGGGGCGCGGTGCTGTCGGGGTGGAGGTGCCCAACCCGTCGCCGGAAATGGTGGTGTTGCGCGAAGTGCTGGAAGCCCCGGAGTTCCGATCGGCGCGTGCGGCACTGCCCATCGCCCTGGGCAAGGATCTCGAGGGCCGCCCCGTGCTTGCCGACCTGGCCAAGATGCCCCACCTGCTCATTGCCGGCGCCACCGGTTCAGGTAAGTCGGTGTGCGTGAACACGATCATCACGAGCCTCGTCTATCGGCATACACCGCGCACGCTGCGCTTCCTGATGGTCGATCCCAAGATGGTCGAACTCAGCGTGTACAACGCACTGCCGCATCTCCGGCACAGGGTCATTACGGACAATCGGGATGCCGCGGCCGTGCTCAAGTGGGCGGTCATGGAGATGCAGGATCGCTATCGCCTGCTGGAGGCGAATGCGTGCCGCAATCTCCAGGAGTTCAACAAGCGGGTGACATCGCACGCGACCGGTGAAGGTGCGCCCGTGCTGAAGCCGCGCAATCCGGAGGTCGCATTTGAGGACCGCACCTATGGCGGTGGCATCCTGCCGTACATCGTGGTGGTCATCGACGAAATGGCGGATCTCATGATGACCGTGCAGGGGGAGGTCGAGACGCCGATTGCCATGCTGGCGCAGAAGGCGCGCGCCATCGGCATCCATCTCATCCTGGCCACCCAGCGCCCGAGCGTGAACGTCATCACGGGGCTGATCAAGGCGAATTTCCCCTGCCGGATTGCCTTCCGGGTGGCCTCGCAGGTGGATAGTCGCACCATCATCGATGGGGCGGGCGCTGAGTCGTTGCTTGGAAACGGCGATATGCTGTTCATTCCGCCGGGCAAGTCCGAGGCCTCACGCCTGCAGGGGGCCTACCTGTCGAGCGAGGACACGGAGAAGCTGCTGCGGTGGTACGATGACGCGCGGCTGCGAATGGAGGCCGATGCGGCGGGGGGCGTGCCAGCGGAGCCCGACATCCTCGAAGCCGTGCGGGCACAGGAGGCCAAGGCGGCGGGCGAGGGGGAGGACGATGATGGTGGGGGCTCGAACGAGCGTGACGCGCGATTCCGAGAGGCGGCAGAAGTGGTGATTCAGCATCGGCAGGGGTCCACGTCGCTGTTGCAGCGCCGGCTCAAGATCGGGTATGGCCGGGCGGCGCGCATCATCGACCAGCTGGAAGCGGCTGGCGTGCTCGCGCCCTCGGAAGGTGCGGCGCGCCCGCGGGACGTCTTGGTCGGGCCCCAGGACCTCGACCGGATCTGCGGCGTGGAATAG